The Spirosoma radiotolerans genome has a window encoding:
- a CDS encoding CPBP family intramembrane glutamic endopeptidase: MTQSAPSPTRTGLTLFLAGLLGVASLLTVHFPTTNLPKRILEQFSPDQLRLLMLVNPLLLLIISVIIGSLLYRRVALFILHRTDFRPEVVAGHVLRNGIVPGVVAGLLIIGVVLLFRQLIPSELAMLGKNTDLTPLARFMYGGITEEIVVRFGLMTLFVWLLSKVFRSLNGSVYWIAIIGAALLFGAGHLPAMRLMVAQPSSMLVSYIILANTLAGIVFGWVYWRYGLVLAMIAHAMAHVVLLISELLAG; the protein is encoded by the coding sequence ATGACCCAATCTGCCCCCTCGCCAACTCGTACTGGGCTAACGCTGTTTCTTGCCGGACTGCTCGGTGTTGCTTCTCTGTTAACGGTTCATTTTCCAACGACGAACTTGCCAAAACGGATACTGGAGCAGTTTTCGCCCGATCAGTTGCGTCTGCTGATGCTGGTTAATCCGTTGCTGTTGCTGATCATCAGTGTAATTATTGGGTCGTTGCTGTACCGAAGGGTTGCGTTGTTCATCCTGCACCGGACTGATTTTCGCCCGGAAGTTGTGGCGGGTCATGTGCTGCGCAACGGGATCGTGCCTGGTGTGGTCGCTGGGTTACTGATTATTGGCGTTGTGCTGCTATTCCGGCAATTGATTCCCAGTGAATTAGCTATGCTGGGTAAGAACACTGATTTAACGCCCCTGGCCCGGTTTATGTACGGCGGCATTACGGAAGAGATTGTGGTGCGGTTTGGTCTGATGACTCTCTTCGTATGGCTGTTGAGCAAGGTGTTCCGCTCGTTGAATGGGTCTGTATACTGGATTGCTATTATCGGGGCGGCTCTGCTGTTTGGGGCAGGTCACTTGCCAGCCATGCGGCTCATGGTAGCACAGCCATCGTCTATGCTGGTGTCGTATATTATCCTGGCGAATACGCTGGCGGGTATCGTTTTCGGGTGGGTATACTGGCGGTATGGGCTCGTTTTGGCTATGATTGCCCATGCGATGGCCCACGTAGTATTGCTGATCAGTGAGCTATTGGCTGGTTGA
- a CDS encoding thiol-disulfide oxidoreductase DCC family protein, producing the protein MTNAIIVFDGVCGVCNAYVQFVIRRDPGGYFSFVSAQSTRGQQLRATGGDILADSIVLIEGNTTYIQSEAIFRIGRRLTAPWRWIWWFRWLPRTPLDVLYAKFAQNRHRFGSPTSCQLLTPDQQNRLLIADNQ; encoded by the coding sequence ATGACGAACGCGATAATTGTTTTCGACGGGGTATGTGGCGTCTGCAATGCCTACGTTCAGTTTGTGATCCGGCGTGATCCAGGCGGCTACTTTTCGTTTGTTTCGGCGCAGTCAACACGGGGGCAGCAGTTGCGCGCAACCGGGGGAGACATACTTGCCGATAGCATCGTCCTGATCGAGGGGAACACGACGTACATCCAATCGGAGGCTATCTTCCGAATCGGGCGTCGGCTAACGGCCCCCTGGCGCTGGATATGGTGGTTTCGGTGGTTACCCCGCACCCCGCTCGATGTGCTCTATGCTAAATTTGCCCAAAATCGGCATCGGTTTGGTAGCCCAACAAGCTGCCAGCTACTAACACCTGACCAACAAAATCGATTATTAATCGCCGATAACCAATGA
- a CDS encoding sporulation-delaying protein SdpB family protein, with amino-acid sequence MQTLTTLDRYLNTLMARNPWTNVYGVVRSLLALGTLCTLLLNDMGTLFRPIAGQTDCPACVGLAQYSLFCWLGDIETARWVCVGILLLVLIGIYPRFTALLHVYVGFSFMSTAVLVDGGDQVTLVLSLLLLPLALTDPRMWHWSMGPIVGRETYAFRFRKLLALTSYSLLRLQVALIYFEACVGKFKVAEWADGTAIYYWFSNPTFGLSPEVHSLLLPILANRWCVVLLTWSVLFLEGGLFLGLTLEPKYRRYMLWAGIGFHFMIILIHGLPTFFMAMTAALIIFLRPYYQPFSLLPLASPLQKLVPRLPSFKSATVSPAQV; translated from the coding sequence ATGCAAACGCTAACTACGCTCGACCGATACCTGAACACGCTGATGGCGCGTAATCCCTGGACCAATGTGTATGGGGTTGTCCGATCCCTGCTGGCTTTAGGAACCCTTTGTACCTTGCTTCTGAACGATATGGGTACGCTCTTTCGGCCCATTGCCGGCCAAACTGACTGCCCGGCCTGCGTGGGGCTGGCTCAATACAGTCTGTTCTGCTGGCTGGGCGATATCGAAACGGCCCGCTGGGTCTGTGTGGGAATTCTCCTGCTGGTGCTGATTGGCATTTATCCTCGTTTTACGGCGCTGCTGCATGTGTACGTCGGATTTAGTTTTATGTCGACGGCCGTGCTGGTCGATGGGGGCGATCAGGTAACGCTGGTGCTGAGTTTGCTGCTGTTGCCGCTGGCGCTCACCGATCCGCGCATGTGGCACTGGTCGATGGGGCCAATTGTCGGTCGCGAAACGTACGCGTTTCGATTCCGCAAACTACTAGCCCTTACGTCGTACTCGCTGTTGCGGCTTCAGGTAGCGCTGATTTATTTTGAAGCCTGCGTTGGTAAGTTCAAAGTAGCCGAATGGGCCGATGGCACAGCCATTTATTACTGGTTTTCAAATCCTACGTTTGGCCTGTCCCCCGAAGTACATAGCCTGCTGCTGCCCATTTTGGCCAATCGCTGGTGTGTTGTATTACTGACCTGGAGTGTGTTATTTCTGGAGGGAGGGCTATTTCTTGGTCTCACACTCGAACCAAAATACCGTCGGTATATGCTTTGGGCCGGTATTGGGTTTCATTTCATGATTATCCTGATTCATGGTCTGCCCACTTTCTTTATGGCCATGACAGCCGCACTGATCATTTTCCTGCGCCCCTATTATCAGCCGTTTAGCCTGTTGCCTCTGGCGAGCCCGTTACAGAAACTGGTGCCCAGGCTACCGAGCTTCAAATCGGCGACTGTATCGCCTGCCCAAGTCTAA
- a CDS encoding SdpA family antimicrobial peptide system protein produces the protein MKATRITFVGISLVWAGLAFFSLLTYVKDNPIRFSYEFQHNLRTLFPQGWAFFTKSPRDETIQLYRWENNQLTLVDGQRQATFANLMGFRRASRAMSVEYAYLLYNVAADNWARCENDPESFIRTHKLTNVRVENNTPRPFLAGTYYLIQKGIVPWAWASQADHITLPCSILKLTVVCKR, from the coding sequence ATGAAAGCAACCCGAATCACGTTTGTTGGTATCAGTCTGGTCTGGGCCGGGCTGGCCTTTTTCTCCCTGCTTACCTACGTAAAAGATAATCCCATCCGGTTCAGTTATGAGTTTCAGCATAACCTCCGCACGCTATTCCCCCAGGGCTGGGCTTTCTTCACAAAAAGTCCACGCGATGAAACGATCCAACTGTATCGCTGGGAAAACAACCAGCTGACCCTGGTAGACGGGCAGCGTCAGGCTACGTTTGCCAACCTGATGGGTTTCAGAAGGGCCTCGCGCGCCATGAGCGTGGAGTACGCTTACCTGCTTTATAATGTAGCGGCCGACAATTGGGCGCGCTGTGAAAACGATCCCGAATCGTTTATCCGCACTCATAAACTGACCAACGTTCGCGTGGAAAACAACACGCCGAGGCCCTTTCTGGCGGGTACCTACTACCTCATTCAAAAAGGCATTGTTCCCTGGGCCTGGGCGTCACAGGCCGACCACATTACCCTTCCCTGTTCCATCCTAAAACTTACTGTTGTATGCAAACGCTAA